One window from the genome of Magnolia sinica isolate HGM2019 chromosome 4, MsV1, whole genome shotgun sequence encodes:
- the LOC131244136 gene encoding uncharacterized protein LOC131244136: protein MAFFEVVTSIFSISTLLSLMMRKRAAPDEAGPSRPRRPTRRVDAEKNANVEQEWRSKRDLDPRILLERSLLPNIGLGKFRNRRVVFEAHVDEKMLGTYPVIEFLTENGWGPIFEGKAPARSDNIEEKSDEIEESKGEKQSSEDEEGSGEDGDGDDDSGDKEGQQEEEVEAQGPDVASPPATHEHDSDRATSEAR from the exons ATGGCTTTCTTTGAAGTGGTCACCtccatcttctccatctctacgCTCTTGTCTCTCATGATGAGGAAACGAGCGGCCCCAGATGAGGCCGGGCCAAGCCGACCACGTCGTCCTACGAGGAGGGTGGATGCTGAAAAAAATGCCAATGTCGAGCAAGAATGGaggtccaagcgggacctcgatcctcggatTCTGTTGGAGAGATCCCTACTACCGAACATTGGTCTCGGTAAGTTCCGCAATCGCAGAGTCGTGTTTGAAGCACACGTCGATGAGAAGATGCTTGGGACGTACCCAGTCATCGAATTTCTCAcagaaaatgggtggggtcccatattcgagggaaAAGCTCCTGCGAGG AGTGACAATATCGAGGAGAAAAGTGATGAGATCGAGGAGAGTAAGGGTGAGAAACAAAGTAGTGAggatgaagaaggaagtggtgaggatgGTGATGGAGATGACGACAGTGGCGACAAGGAAGGGCAAcaagaggaagaagtggaggcccaaggCCCTGATGTGgcctctcctcctgctacacacgAGCATGATAGTGATCGGGCTACATCAGAAGCCCGCTAG